The following is a genomic window from Thaumasiovibrio subtropicus.
TCATCAACAAATCCCAAAGACTCAACCGTCCGCCGAAAACGCCAGGATTAGCACAATTGGGAGGCCATCTCATGGATACCATTTTCAGCGATTCGTTAGAGGCGGATCTCTGCCACATGCAACGTCTTAATGAGTTCATTGCCAGCCTCAGCGAAGAGAGCCGAGCAAACAGCACCTTACGTACAATTGACAACTTGCACTTGTCCCCACAGCTGCCCTTTGAGCCGCTTGCTGAGGAGAACTATTGCCATATGCCGCAAGCAGCCAGACTGCTCTTGCGCATGATAGGGATTAGCCCTCGGCAAGATGCTGCCATTACCAGCTACATCCTATTTGAGAGCGACTATATTCAGTCACTCATCCGTCGAGGTTTTGACGACACCATAGAAAGGGAAACTGAAATCAAAAATTTCTCTCTTAATTTTCATTATCTTATGTGTCTATTTTTTCACCTAAGGTTGATCTGGCTCATTAATTGCTTAGATAATATTGCTCAACGTTATAGGTGATAAAATGGATCAGTTTATGTGGACACAATCCGTAAGCAGTACTGCTGAACAGACGATGCCAATGCGGCGTCTAGAGTCTGATCAGCGTTTACTCGTGCTCCAGAAACTACAAGGGAAACTGGATCTAAGTCTGCTCATGGAAACATTCATTCGTGAAGTGGAAAAGCAGATCGACATTAGTCGCTTGATCTGGGATTTCGAAGATACCTGCAGCATCATTCGCCGCGGTCAACCTTCTGAATACCGCCATACCTTTACCTTAAAATACGCACAACACAGTTTGGGCAGCTTGCAATACTTCACCCCTTACGCGCTGGATCGCGACGAAGTTGAGATGCTGCATCAATATCATCGCCTTTTAGCAGGCCCTTTGATGATGGCGATAGAGTACCAGCGAGTCAAAAACATGGCTTTGCAGGATCACCTTACTGGCATAGGCAACCGTACAAGCTACGAGCATGATATTGAACATGCCATCGCCATCAGTCAGCGTCATGAGGATGGCCTGATCTTAATGGCATTTGACTTGGATAACTTCAAACAGGTCAATGATATGCATGGTCACAGTATGGGGGATGATATGTTGGTGCGTTTTGCTCAACTCCTCAAGCAGGCTATTCGTACCTCTGATCGTTGTTACCGCCTTGGTGGTGATGAGTTTCTTGCCATTATTCAACCGACCTGCGTCAAATCCGCGCGAGTGATTACCCAACGCCTCGTCAAATTAATAGCGGAAGACCAACTGCTTCCAGACTACAACGTTGGCACGTCTTTCGGCTATAGCTACTGGAAAAAAGGCGACGATGCACGCAGCTTATACGAGCGTGCTGATGCCAACCTCTACGAGAACAAGCGCTTTAAAAAAGCGCGTAGATGATATTTTCTCTCATTTGAAGTATATTGATCGCAGTACTTATTATGAGAGAAAACCAATGAAAGTTTATGATTGTTGTGACTTGGTTCGTGAAGTCTATGCGCAGATCGGCAGTGGTGATTTGGGCTTTATCCCACAATCTATCGCCTGCTCTGTCCGTGCACTGAATGAAATAGCCAACAGCACTGAAGTCCCACAGCATGTCCGTGAAAAAGCGGCTTTTGCAGCTGCAAACCTGCTAATGAGTGATCACGAGGATTAAGATGAGCTTGAGTAACTATCAAACCATGGATCCCGTGATGCTGATGAGCATTGTCAACATGAAACTCCGCGATGAGTTTGGCGACCTTGATAACCTCGTCAAGTCGCTTGATCTTGATAAAGCGCTCCTCGTGGATCGTCTCGCCAAAGCGGGCTTTGAGTACCTCGAAGACGCTAAACAGTTTCGATAAGCGCGATCGCGCTATTAGCTATATACTCAATCCACCTCAAGGTGCAGGCTTCAGAAGCGGCCTAGCGCATCGAGGTCAAGGCAAAGGTGTGAAGGAATGGCTTTCCCTTTCAAACACCTTTAACGCAGAAGTCGAGGTGCTAGTCGCTTCCCAAAGGGCGAGTTTTCTAGGCTTGCCACCTGTGTTACTGCTTTTTGATTTAGCCCACTAGATCTTCAAAGCAGTGCCTTGTTGACAAGCCTAGAAATTCTCGCTGAACAAGCATCTTGAGGTGGTTTGAGTATAAAGGTGAACCTCCTTCACCTTTATATTCCCTCCTCTCTCGCTGCTCCCCTTCGCCAGATGCAATGTGATATTGCTCGCATCAAACCTGAATGATTATTGAACAATGTATAATTAAAGCTAAAATGAACACCGTTCAATTAAAGCAGTAAGGAAAGATGATGGCCTTTAGGATAATAGGTAGCGGAATGCGATTAGGCGATGACCACCTTAGCCGCAATCGCTTATCTGCTCAGCTCAATATTGATAGCAACACACTTGCCACGCGATTTGGTGTGAAAGAACGCTTTTGGGCAACCAACCAACAAAGCGCGCTCACACTGGCGGCGGATGCGCTTCAACAGGCTTTCCAGCAAGCAAACTGTGAATGGCGAGATATCGATTTACTCATCTACGCCAGTGGCACTCAGCATCAAGCATTGCCTTACGATGCCGCGGCCTTGCTTCACCATCTCAGCTGCCCTGTGCCCATTGCTTCGTTTGATATTAACAGCACCTGTCTCTCCTTTCTGACAGCACTCGATATGGCGCAAACCGCACTAATAGCTGGCCGATATCAGCGTATTGCGATTGTCAGCAGCGAGCTCGCCTCCCCAACGACTCGATATCAGGAGGCAGAAGTTGCTTCGCTATTCAGTGATGGTGCGGCCGCTTTTATCATTGAAGCCTCACCCGAAGGGCAAGGTTTATCTGCAACTAACTTTGAAACCCACCCCTGCGGTTACGACTATTGCCAAATCAAGGCCGGAGGAACGGGGCTCAATCCACGCCAGAATAGCTATGAACAGCTTCTTGCCGCGAGTCAATTTGAAATGCGAGGTCGCAAGCTCTTTCGTCATGCTGCCAAATTGCTGCCGACCTTTGTTGAACGCACTCTCAACAGTGCAGGCATTACCCTTGATCAGCTTGATGCCGTCATCCCACATCAAGCGAGTGCGTTAGCACTCGCTAAACTGCCGAAACTACTGCGCATCGACGCCGAAAAGATCAGTAATCATATCAGTTGGCTGGGCAATCAGGTCTCCGCTTCTCTACCCACAATGTTGCATCTACAGCGCCAGCAATACGGAAAAAATGCGGCGGGGAAAAAAGTCCTACTCGTTGGCACTGCCGCGGGGCTATCACTTGGTATGGGAGTGATCACCTTATGACAACACTATTGATTACCGGCGGGACGGGCATGCTGGGCCAAGCCATCATTCGTCAAGCACATCAAGACTACCCCATCCGCTTTATAGGGCGTAACCAAGCCAAATTGTCGCAAATCAGTGACCAGTACAAGGTAGAAGGTCAACACGTTGATTTAGGGGATAAAGAAGCACTGATTCGCGCTTGCGAGAACATAGATGCTGTCATTCACTGCGCAGCGCTGTCCAGCCCGTGGGGAAAACCCGCAGCCTTTCATCAACACAATGTGACGGGCACGCAACACCTAATGGAAGCGATGCACGTCAATGGGGTTAAGACACTTATCCATGTTTCAACACCCAGTGTCTATTTTGCTTATCGTGATGCAGAGAATATTAGCGAAGCACAGCCACTGCCGACGCAGTTTTGCAATCACTATGCCACCAGCAAAGCCGCAGCAGAGTCGGTCGTGTTAGCCGAAGATTTACATTCCACCATTTTACGACCGAGGGGGATTTTTGGCCCGGAAGACACCGCCATTGTGCCGCGCCTGCTGCGAGCAAGACGCCATGGTGTCCTGACCTTGCCATCGTCAAGGCAGCCGCTAATGGATTTAACCTACGTCGATAATGTCGCTGACGCCTGCCTACTTGCCTTAGAAACCACTGACAAACGCCGTCGCGGTGAAATCTATAACATCACCAATGGGACACCCACCACGTTGCAGTCGGTGCTATCTCAGCTATTTGACGCACTCGGACAACCCGTGCGTTTTCGCCATTTATCCTATCCGTGGATAAAACCCTTGATTCACTTGGTGGAGCGCGTTTGCCAATGGTTACCTCACCAACCCGAGCCGGTTCTGACACGCTACAGCGCAGCACTGCTGCATTACCACCAAACCCTCGACATCCGTAAAGCGCAACGTGAACTCGGTTATCACCCTCACGTATCACTCGAAGAAGGAATTGAACGCTATGCCAAATGGTATCTCAGTCAGACTGCTTGAAGTGGGTCACTGCACCCACCCAGGATTTGTGGTGAATCCTAAGCTCGGCCTGAAACCTCGTCGTTTCCCCGCAGGCATTGCGGTTATTCGCCATCCAAGCATGGGGGTGATCTTGTTTGATACGGGTTACCATCAAGGCTTTTTCGATGCCACGCGACATTTTCCTGAAAAGTGCTACGCGATGACCACGCCCTGCCATTTCGATCAGACAGAGCACATCGTGACTCAACTCACGCAGATCGGCATCGAAAAGAGTGCCGTGCGCCATATTGTCCTGTCGCACTTTCACGCCGATCATATCGCTGCCGTCTGCGAGTTTCCTGAGGCGATACTCCACTGTCATCCACGAGGCATTGAGGCTTTGAGTAAAAAACCGCGATGGAAAGCGGTACGTAAAGGGTATCTCAATGCACTATTGCCAGCGTCGCAACGCAGCCAATGCCATTATCACTCGCAATTTTCTCGTCGTTTAGATGAGATACTGAAGACACCCGATCCCATCCCGCTATATGCGGCAAACTTGGATGACGACCACCAGCTTTACCTCGTTAATTTACCGGGCCATGCTGCGGGTCATCTTGGTCTATTGATCCGATTAGAAACCCAATGGCTTTTTCTCGTCGCTGATGCCTGCTGGCTGATCGATAACCTACGGGACAATATTGATCAACACTGGATTGCTGGGATTATCTGCGATGATCGCAGCGCTTATCAGCAAACCTTGCAGGCGCTACGCCAGTGTTACCATACTCTGGGTGACAAAATGATCCTCGTCCCTTCGCATTGCAGTGACACGCTAAATGCACTCAAACAGAAGGAATGGATGCGATGAAAGCGCTAACATTTGCCAAGGATTTTATGCATGCACGTTGGCCTCGGTTTCGCCATCGCGCTCAACTTGAACAATGGCAACAACGACGCCTTTCTCAACAGCTCGATTGGGTATGCGCCCACTCACCTTTCTACGCCCCCTATCGAGGTCGCGCATTAACGGATTTTCCTATCATGGACAAAGCCACCATGATGGACAATCTCGATAGCCTCAACACACAAGGCTTATCCAGTACTGACTTAATGGCGACCGCATTACACGCCGAGCAGTCACGTCAGTTTAGTGATTCCAAGCTGGGCAATATAACCGTTGGACTCTCCTCCGGAACGTCTGGAAGGCGAGGTCTGTTTCTCGCCAGTGATGATGAACGCGCGTTATGGGCGGCAAGCATAACCGGTAAACTGTTACCTTCATTAGTAAAAAAGCAGCGCATTGCCCTATTGCTACGCGCTGATAGCCCGCTTTATCACAGTGTAAAACGTGGACGCATCGCCTTTCACTACTGCGATCTCACGCAACCACTCTCGACGTGGTTACCTCAACTAGAGGGTTTCAACCCCACACTCATGGTTGGCAGTGCGCAAGCGTTAATGTTGGCCGCCTCGCATCAAAAAACGCTCGCCCCTGATCGCGTCATCTCTGGAGCAGAAGTACTGACTCAAGAGGATCGGCATTGGCTTGAAGCGCAACTGCGCTGTGATGTGCATGAAATCTATCAATGTACCGAAGGCTTTTTAGCGTGCAGTGATCAACATGGCACGCTGCGTTGGAATGAAGATCTGATCTATCTGGAAAAAGAGTGGATCGATACAGACAAAACACACTACGTGCCGATCATCACCGATCTAAAGCGTACGACACAGCCCATTATTCGCTACCGACTTGATGACATCATTGAACATCGGCAAGATGACGGCATATTTGCAGCGATTAACCGCATTGTAGGGCGATGCGGCGACTGCTTTTCATTGCCTGCGGCAAACACTGAGCAAAAAGCCATCTCTGTGCTACCTGATTTGATCAGCCGCACCATAACCCTGCACGCCTTCCCACAGTGTAATTACCGTATCAGCCAAATCGGTCATGCACTAGTGAGTGTTGAAGCGCCTAACGAGCAACACCACGTGATCGCTAAGGGTTTACAAGCCCTGTTTAAACAACTTGGCAGCAGCGATATACAGTTTCAATTTGCCCCAGAGCCCCTATGGCAACCCAGTGTTAAACAGCGTCGCGTCGTTAACCAACACAATCCGCCATTCGCCGCTTCAACACTAAGGAGCATGCCATGAACATTCTCATTACCGGTGCACGTGCGCCTGTTGCGGTAGAGTGGGTCAATATCCTGCGACAAGCAGGAAATAAGCATCGCGTCTGGCTTGCGGACAGCCTACGTTGGCCTCTAGGACGATTTGCAAAGGATATCGAAGGCTTCTTTCGCTACCCCGCGCCGCGCTTTACTCCGCAGAGCTGTGTTCACGCCATTGCCAGTTTCTGTCAGCAGCAGCGTATTGATTTGGTCATTCCAACCTGTGAAGAGGTCTTCCATCTTTCCCAATACCCGCATGATCAACTGCCACTGTTTGCACCGAATCACCGTCTATTGAGCCAACTCCATAATAAATATGCCGCTCTTCAACTCATTAACAACATCGCTGGTGTTTCTGTACCAGAAACCCGGCTCCTTCAGCATCGAGATCAACTGGCACAATACCCAGATCACTTACTCAAGCCTGTTTTTAGTCGATTTGGCGAAGCGGTGATCTATCCCGGCCAATGCCGAGCCAACTGTCAGCCATCCTCAACACAACCTTGGGTTGCCCAGCGTATGCTTGATGGCGAACCGATCTGCAACTACGCCATATATACGCACGGTCGTCTCATTGCCCATCAAGCTTATCGTCCCTTATGGGGCTTAAATGGCAGTGCGGCCACCGCATTTGCACCTTATGACAATGCGGAGCTCGCTCGCTTTATGCAGCACTTTGGTCAACACACTCAATATCATGGCCAAGTTGCGTTCGATTTTATTGAAAAGGACAACCAGCTGTTCGTGATTGAGTGCAATCCTCGCGCAACCAGTGGCCTACATCTCCTCGCCAAAGGCATTTCTCTCGATAGCAAAGGGAATTGGAGAACCCAGCCTTACAAAGCTACTTTGCAACACATTGGCTTGCCATTGTTCGGGCTGTTTACCAAACAAGCTCTTCAAGACAATAACTTCCGGGGGTTACTCAATACTTATCGGCAAGGAGAAGCGGTTTTAACAGAGGCAGCGTTACCGCCATTGGCCTCAACGCTCAGTTTTATCGCGTTGTGGGTCGAAAGCCTGCGTCAAGGCTGCTCCCTGACACGTGCATCGACATGGGATATTGAATGGAACGGATAAATCATACCGAGGCGTGGCAAAACGCATTTACTACTCTCATGCAGCAAAAAGGGGGATGCGCTATCGAGCGTTTGGCGTGTCAGTTTGCCCAATACACCGTGAACAACCAGCGGTACTTTTCCACCCTCAGTGAGCCAAAAGAGAACAACTGCTATGTGGTCGCGCCCTCTACACTCTTACTGGGATACGGCCAAGATGAATTGATTAAGCTCACTCATCCTATTCAACGCGCGGCCAGCAAGCTATTGCTTAAACTGGCCTCACTCCCCCTACGTTGGGCCAAGGTAGATAAACTACAGGTACTGAACAACCAATGCCTCTCCACCAATATGTATGATGAGAGCTGGCAGCAAACCGATATAAGCCAACTACGCAACCACGCACTTGAACGCGCCCCTCAACATGCATTGATGCTGCGCTCGCTCAATACCATTCAGCAACCCAAACTCATTGCCTCACTAAAGAGAGACAATTGGTTACCCATAGTAACGAGGCAAGTGTACGTGCTCACGCCAGACGGCAAACCGGGCACAGACTTTAAACAAGATACGCGTCTGGCGAACCAAGCGGGTTGGCATTATCGCCCTCTTCAGGGCCGAGACGAGTTTCAATGGGCCAAACGCTACTACGACATGCTCTACTTAGAGAAATACAGTCA
Proteins encoded in this region:
- a CDS encoding MBL fold metallo-hydrolase, with the protein product MPNGISVRLLEVGHCTHPGFVVNPKLGLKPRRFPAGIAVIRHPSMGVILFDTGYHQGFFDATRHFPEKCYAMTTPCHFDQTEHIVTQLTQIGIEKSAVRHIVLSHFHADHIAAVCEFPEAILHCHPRGIEALSKKPRWKAVRKGYLNALLPASQRSQCHYHSQFSRRLDEILKTPDPIPLYAANLDDDHQLYLVNLPGHAAGHLGLLIRLETQWLFLVADACWLIDNLRDNIDQHWIAGIICDDRSAYQQTLQALRQCYHTLGDKMILVPSHCSDTLNALKQKEWMR
- a CDS encoding NAD-dependent epimerase/dehydratase family protein — its product is MTTLLITGGTGMLGQAIIRQAHQDYPIRFIGRNQAKLSQISDQYKVEGQHVDLGDKEALIRACENIDAVIHCAALSSPWGKPAAFHQHNVTGTQHLMEAMHVNGVKTLIHVSTPSVYFAYRDAENISEAQPLPTQFCNHYATSKAAAESVVLAEDLHSTILRPRGIFGPEDTAIVPRLLRARRHGVLTLPSSRQPLMDLTYVDNVADACLLALETTDKRRRGEIYNITNGTPTTLQSVLSQLFDALGQPVRFRHLSYPWIKPLIHLVERVCQWLPHQPEPVLTRYSAALLHYHQTLDIRKAQRELGYHPHVSLEEGIERYAKWYLSQTA
- a CDS encoding DUF4250 domain-containing protein; amino-acid sequence: MSLSNYQTMDPVMLMSIVNMKLRDEFGDLDNLVKSLDLDKALLVDRLAKAGFEYLEDAKQFR
- a CDS encoding GGDEF domain-containing protein; its protein translation is MDQFMWTQSVSSTAEQTMPMRRLESDQRLLVLQKLQGKLDLSLLMETFIREVEKQIDISRLIWDFEDTCSIIRRGQPSEYRHTFTLKYAQHSLGSLQYFTPYALDRDEVEMLHQYHRLLAGPLMMAIEYQRVKNMALQDHLTGIGNRTSYEHDIEHAIAISQRHEDGLILMAFDLDNFKQVNDMHGHSMGDDMLVRFAQLLKQAIRTSDRCYRLGGDEFLAIIQPTCVKSARVITQRLVKLIAEDQLLPDYNVGTSFGYSYWKKGDDARSLYERADANLYENKRFKKARR
- a CDS encoding 3-oxoacyl-ACP synthase III family protein, which translates into the protein MRLGDDHLSRNRLSAQLNIDSNTLATRFGVKERFWATNQQSALTLAADALQQAFQQANCEWRDIDLLIYASGTQHQALPYDAAALLHHLSCPVPIASFDINSTCLSFLTALDMAQTALIAGRYQRIAIVSSELASPTTRYQEAEVASLFSDGAAAFIIEASPEGQGLSATNFETHPCGYDYCQIKAGGTGLNPRQNSYEQLLAASQFEMRGRKLFRHAAKLLPTFVERTLNSAGITLDQLDAVIPHQASALALAKLPKLLRIDAEKISNHISWLGNQVSASLPTMLHLQRQQYGKNAAGKKVLLVGTAAGLSLGMGVITL
- a CDS encoding F390 synthetase-related protein, whose protein sequence is MKALTFAKDFMHARWPRFRHRAQLEQWQQRRLSQQLDWVCAHSPFYAPYRGRALTDFPIMDKATMMDNLDSLNTQGLSSTDLMATALHAEQSRQFSDSKLGNITVGLSSGTSGRRGLFLASDDERALWAASITGKLLPSLVKKQRIALLLRADSPLYHSVKRGRIAFHYCDLTQPLSTWLPQLEGFNPTLMVGSAQALMLAASHQKTLAPDRVISGAEVLTQEDRHWLEAQLRCDVHEIYQCTEGFLACSDQHGTLRWNEDLIYLEKEWIDTDKTHYVPIITDLKRTTQPIIRYRLDDIIEHRQDDGIFAAINRIVGRCGDCFSLPAANTEQKAISVLPDLISRTITLHAFPQCNYRISQIGHALVSVEAPNEQHHVIAKGLQALFKQLGSSDIQFQFAPEPLWQPSVKQRRVVNQHNPPFAASTLRSMP
- a CDS encoding YaeP family protein is translated as MKVYDCCDLVREVYAQIGSGDLGFIPQSIACSVRALNEIANSTEVPQHVREKAAFAAANLLMSDHED